In Vanacampus margaritifer isolate UIUO_Vmar chromosome 6, RoL_Vmar_1.0, whole genome shotgun sequence, the DNA window GCTTTTACACGGGAGAGTCCAAAGAgggcccgccgccgccgccgccgcccgagCCCGTGGAGTACGAGTATGCGGACCAGCTGATCGGGGCCAATGGGGACTACCTGCCTGAACCTGCTGGGGACTCTCAGCTTAACActagtgagaggagacggccaGGCCCCCGTGGACCGAGGACCAAGAGACCCAGAAGCGATGGAGAGTTAGTGGCACACCCTCTCAAAGCCGAAAGTCCGCAAGCTCAGGTTAAAGGTGAACTAATTGAATCGGAGACATCTCCTACTTGCGTTCACATGAACGACAGGTGCGTCCCCGCCAAGCAAGAGGATCCTCTTGCAAATCAAAAAAGCTCTCTGAAAGAGCAAGCCTGTGGAAACCGTCCTTCATGTGTCAGCGACACGTCCCTACCACGAGAAGGTGGACCACTAAGACAGGACCAAGACCTTAAAAGGGTCAGTAAGGAAGAGGAATCCGTGGTGGAAGAGGAGGCCCTCAATCTGAAGACCGGTGGAGATAGCGGCGAACCTCTGGACAACAAATACTTTGAAGCCAACGAGGTTGCGTACGAGTCGGCCGGCATGGCGCTACCGGGGGAGTACGAGGAAAACGGCCAGGCCATGCTATGGTCGGACCCCGAGGGTCTCGCCAGGCGAATGCAGATCGACCGCCTGGACATCAACGTACAGATCGATGAGTCTTACTGCGTCGATGTGGGCGAGGGTCTAAAACGATGGAAGTGCCGAATGTGCGAGAAGTCCTACACGTCCAAATATAACCTCGTCACGCATATCCTGGGCCACAACGGAATAAAACCCCACGAATGTATCCACTGCGGGAAACTCTTCAAGCAGCCCAGCCACCTCCAAACGCACCTGCTGACCCACCAGGGCACCCGACCTCACAAGTGCAGCGTTTGCGAGAAAGCCTTCACGCAGACCAGCCACCTGAAGAGGCACATGCTGCAGCACACCGACGTCAAGCCCTACAGCTGCCGCTTCTGCGGCCGCGGCTTCGCCTACCCCAGCGAGCTGCGGACGCACGAGAGCAAGCACGAGAACGGCCAGTGCCACGTCTGCACGCAGTGCGGCATGGAGTTCCCCACGTACGCGCACCTGAAGCGCCACCTGGCCAGCCACCAGGGCCCCGCCACGTACCAGTGCACCGAGTGCCACAAGTCCTTTGCGTACCGCAGCCAGCTGCAGAACCACTTGATGAAGCATCAGAACGTGCGACCCTACGTTTGCCCCGAGTGCGGCATGGAGTTCGTCCAGATCCATCACCTGCGGCAACACGCCCTCACTCACAAGGTGAGTGACATGACACCACAAGCTACTGAACTGAAGGTCCTGATGATACGAATACTGATGATGCTAATgagtttggctttttttttgcccagaCGCAAAAGAATCCAAAACTATCTGGCGATTCAAAGAACCCAATCCACTCAACAGTCAATACATGAAAGCGCTAAGAAAATGAGAAGCTATGCAGCAAACTGACAactagtctttttttctttttctttttgttatcTAAAACAGCATGCGTTGTTAATCTTCAAAAGGTTTTGAACTTCCTGTTTGGCTCAATTCCCTACTGgtgtgaatttgtttttgtgagcGGTTGAAAAGCGCTTTGTGTCTAATTGAATCACCAGTTTTCTCGCTAGCTCTTTATCTCCGAATGAAATCATCTTTATTCCACCGTGAGATCTGCCGAATTTCTATGACAGaatgaacacaaaattaaagctgcaaattgtaaatatataccACGAGGTATTCAACCATTTGGCATggtcattttcttcttctcactTAGATTCTGCTAATTAATGACTACatgtgtgtcaaaaaaaaaaaaaacttctaagaCTGGTATcacaaaatatacatttcaaatcCAATCTACAAACTACTAGGTTTCTTTTATTGGcaaaacttgattgtgactttttccttctactcttaatgtggctacaacttaacagtgtatcacaatgtgtggaaccacactgcccctaagtggccaaatcgggtacaacatgaacagtgctcccaataaaggcacacacaaacaagggcaagacagtataacatttaaataatcgattttgggacatttacaatcgattctgaatcgtactaaatgagaatcgcgatttttatgagaatcgatttttcggCACATCCCGACTTAACAGTACCAACCTGTCCaagagacatttaaaaaaaaaaaacactgaccaACATTCTATAAGTGAGGGGCATAGTATgggtttgggtgggggggggggcgacctCAGCAAACAGGGACATGAATAGAATAGCCAACAAACGACTAAAATACTTGAGAGGTGCACACAGACATAAATTGTCTCAACATTT includes these proteins:
- the znf710a gene encoding zinc finger protein 710a isoform X1, yielding MRSLKHLKHHSRNNVEESGQMLRTYPKVTEGQMDAGTQTEPVVVLSLAQAAVLGLISQNEIFGATIAPNGFYTGESKEGPPPPPPPEPVEYEYADQLIGANGDYLPEPAGDSQLNTSERRRPGPRGPRTKRPRSDGELVAHPLKAESPQAQVKGELIESETSPTCVHMNDRCVPAKQEDPLANQKSSLKEQACGNRPSCVSDTSLPREGGPLRQDQDLKRVSKEEESVVEEEALNLKTGGDSGEPLDNKYFEANEVAYESAGMALPGEYEENGQAMLWSDPEGLARRMQIDRLDINVQIDESYCVDVGEGLKRWKCRMCEKSYTSKYNLVTHILGHNGIKPHECIHCGKLFKQPSHLQTHLLTHQGTRPHKCSVCEKAFTQTSHLKRHMLQHTDVKPYSCRFCGRGFAYPSELRTHESKHENGQCHVCTQCGMEFPTYAHLKRHLASHQGPATYQCTECHKSFAYRSQLQNHLMKHQNVRPYVCPECGMEFVQIHHLRQHALTHKGMKEFKCEVCSREFTLSANLKRHMLIHASVRPFQCHVCFKTFVQKQTLKTHMIVHLPVKPFKCKVCGKSFNRMYNLLGHMHLHAGSKPFKCPYCSSKFNLKGNLSRHMKVKHGVMDGTIEGHEPPQDTEGQEEYDGESFEFSERENRANNNNRADISKRSQMEYYSTYGKGAGRCST
- the znf710a gene encoding zinc finger protein 710a isoform X2; amino-acid sequence: MLRTYPKVTEGQMDAGTQTEPVVVLSLAQAAVLGLISQNEIFGATIAPNGFYTGESKEGPPPPPPPEPVEYEYADQLIGANGDYLPEPAGDSQLNTSERRRPGPRGPRTKRPRSDGELVAHPLKAESPQAQVKGELIESETSPTCVHMNDRCVPAKQEDPLANQKSSLKEQACGNRPSCVSDTSLPREGGPLRQDQDLKRVSKEEESVVEEEALNLKTGGDSGEPLDNKYFEANEVAYESAGMALPGEYEENGQAMLWSDPEGLARRMQIDRLDINVQIDESYCVDVGEGLKRWKCRMCEKSYTSKYNLVTHILGHNGIKPHECIHCGKLFKQPSHLQTHLLTHQGTRPHKCSVCEKAFTQTSHLKRHMLQHTDVKPYSCRFCGRGFAYPSELRTHESKHENGQCHVCTQCGMEFPTYAHLKRHLASHQGPATYQCTECHKSFAYRSQLQNHLMKHQNVRPYVCPECGMEFVQIHHLRQHALTHKGMKEFKCEVCSREFTLSANLKRHMLIHASVRPFQCHVCFKTFVQKQTLKTHMIVHLPVKPFKCKVCGKSFNRMYNLLGHMHLHAGSKPFKCPYCSSKFNLKGNLSRHMKVKHGVMDGTIEGHEPPQDTEGQEEYDGESFEFSERENRANNNNRADISKRSQMEYYSTYGKGAGRCST